A DNA window from Gemmatimonadota bacterium contains the following coding sequences:
- the rpmG gene encoding 50S ribosomal protein L33, whose amino-acid sequence MARENIILECTECKERNYFTDKNRRTHPERVERRKFCSRCNQHRAHKESK is encoded by the coding sequence ATGGCCAGAGAGAACATCATCCTCGAGTGCACTGAGTGCAAAGAGCGGAATTACTTCACCGACAAGAACCGGCGCACGCATCCGGAGCGCGTCGAGCGTCGGAAGTTCTGCTCGCGGTGCAATCAGCATCGGGCGCATAAGGAATCGAAGTAG
- the secE gene encoding preprotein translocase subunit SecE, giving the protein MDQVQAVEPSRGKVAGYVVAIRDFVVDVRAEMHKVSWPTKPELIDATKRVVIMTVAIGTVIGLLDVVLKKILVDGVAALIR; this is encoded by the coding sequence ATGGACCAGGTCCAAGCTGTCGAGCCGTCCCGCGGGAAGGTGGCCGGGTATGTCGTCGCGATCCGCGATTTTGTCGTGGATGTCCGCGCCGAGATGCACAAGGTCAGCTGGCCCACCAAGCCGGAGTTGATCGACGCGACGAAGCGGGTCGTCATCATGACGGTGGCCATCGGCACCGTCATCGGGCTGCTCGATGTCGTCCTGAAGAAGATCCTGGTTGACGGCGTTGCCGCGTTGATTCGGTAG
- the nusG gene encoding transcription termination/antitermination factor NusG — protein sequence MDYRWYAVQVTAGHENKVKGLLLRRIGEDPRVADQKLVRQALVPIQEAIEIKNGKKVLVERKLYPGYVLVETTMSQEAQHVVNSVQGVIKFVGTGKMPQSLRQDEVNRLLGIVEEVNGASPKEDIPFMIGQAVEITDGPFSDFSGTVEEILADKGKVKVSVSLFGRPTAVELDYLQLRGH from the coding sequence ATGGACTACCGCTGGTACGCGGTCCAGGTCACCGCTGGACACGAGAACAAGGTCAAAGGCCTGCTCCTTCGCCGGATCGGCGAAGATCCCCGGGTTGCGGACCAAAAATTGGTGCGCCAGGCCTTGGTGCCGATCCAGGAAGCGATCGAGATCAAGAACGGCAAGAAGGTCCTGGTCGAGCGCAAGCTCTATCCAGGGTATGTGTTGGTCGAAACGACCATGAGCCAGGAAGCCCAGCACGTGGTGAACAGCGTGCAGGGGGTGATCAAGTTCGTCGGAACCGGCAAGATGCCGCAGTCGCTCCGGCAGGACGAAGTCAACCGGCTTCTGGGGATCGTCGAAGAGGTCAATGGCGCCAGCCCGAAGGAGGACATCCCGTTCATGATCGGCCAAGCGGTCGAGATCACGGACGGACCGTTCTCCGACTTCAGCGGCACCGTCGAGGAGATCTTGGCCGACAAGGGCAAGGTCAAAGTGTCGGTCTCGCTGTTCGGCCGGCCCACCGCCGTGGAACTGGACTACCTCCAGCTCCGAGGGCATTAG
- the rplK gene encoding 50S ribosomal protein L11 produces MAKKVVAMVKLQCPAGAANPAPPVGTALGPQGVNIMEFCKQFNARTQSQSGMIIPVVVTVFADRTFTFITKTPPASNLLMKEAGIEKGSAQSNRNKVGKVTRAQLKKIAELKMNDLNATEMESAMRMIAGTARSMGLEVAD; encoded by the coding sequence ATGGCAAAAAAGGTAGTTGCGATGGTCAAACTCCAGTGTCCCGCTGGAGCGGCCAACCCGGCACCCCCCGTGGGTACCGCGTTGGGTCCGCAAGGCGTGAACATTATGGAGTTTTGCAAGCAGTTCAACGCCCGAACCCAGTCCCAGAGCGGAATGATTATTCCGGTCGTCGTGACCGTGTTCGCGGACCGCACGTTCACGTTCATCACCAAAACGCCGCCCGCCTCGAACCTCCTCATGAAAGAGGCCGGGATCGAAAAGGGCAGCGCGCAGTCGAACCGGAACAAGGTCGGCAAGGTGACCCGAGCGCAGCTCAAGAAGATCGCCGAGCTCAAGATGAATGACCTGAACGCCACCGAAATGGAGTCAGCGATGCGGATGATCGCCGGCACCGCCCGGTCGATGGGTCTGGAGGTGGCGGACTGA